One segment of Gordonia terrae DNA contains the following:
- a CDS encoding universal stress protein: protein MKLLVAYIATSGGDDAVALGACLARTFDAELELCIVIPPEPESTDPSEQVSVERLSDALDSAARRWLDAAAAKLPDDIETTTTIAEHANPGEGLIVQARRTSADMLVIGGAGGGIRGRHTLGTVVNDILHSAPVPVAVAPPGFAHLGADEVREISVAIGSRPGTQLLFQTALRSGVRAQRPIRLISLVAVDDVQPWRTEPEERALDSAREHARRSLEAAREQLPQDFPVSSAVAQGSTIEEAVGSLDWQDGDVVMVGSSRLAAPNTLFLGTTAAKILRAVSVPMIVVPKGTD, encoded by the coding sequence ATGAAGTTGCTCGTCGCATACATCGCGACCTCGGGAGGCGACGACGCGGTCGCTCTGGGTGCCTGCCTTGCGCGCACCTTCGACGCCGAACTCGAACTCTGCATCGTCATCCCACCGGAGCCGGAGAGCACCGACCCGTCCGAACAGGTGTCGGTGGAACGGCTCTCCGACGCCCTGGACAGCGCTGCCCGACGCTGGCTCGACGCGGCCGCAGCCAAACTCCCCGACGACATCGAGACCACCACGACGATCGCCGAACATGCCAATCCGGGTGAGGGACTGATCGTGCAGGCCCGACGGACCTCGGCAGACATGCTGGTGATCGGCGGCGCAGGCGGCGGCATCCGCGGACGACACACGCTCGGGACCGTCGTGAACGACATCCTGCACTCGGCACCCGTCCCGGTCGCGGTGGCGCCACCGGGATTCGCTCACCTCGGCGCCGACGAGGTCCGGGAGATCTCGGTTGCGATCGGCAGTCGACCCGGAACCCAGCTGCTGTTCCAGACCGCCCTTCGCAGCGGCGTCCGTGCCCAACGGCCGATCCGCTTGATCTCGCTGGTGGCCGTCGACGACGTGCAACCGTGGCGCACCGAACCCGAGGAACGCGCACTCGACTCCGCTCGGGAACACGCACGACGCAGTCTCGAGGCGGCCAGAGAGCAGCTGCCACAGGACTTTCCGGTCAGCTCCGCGGTGGCCCAAGGATCAACGATCGAAGAAGCGGTCGGTTCGCTGGACTGGCAGGACGGTGACGTCGTGATGGTCGGGTCGAGCCGGCTCGCGGCGCCCAACACCTTGTTCCTCGGAACAACCGCGGCCAAGATCCTCCGGGCGGTGTCCGTGCCGATGATCGTGGTACCCAAGGGCACCGACTGA
- the glsA gene encoding glutaminase A produces MESLVDGYFSHIMNECRSDHGGAVADYIPELSAVDPNGYALSLCVHDGHTYSHGDTATAFTIQSVSKPLTYAMALQKHGAVAVDAKIGVEPSGEAFNEISVDDRRRPKNPMINAGAIFAASMLLPPMDTVDEAAVAAAFAEVLEFYSGCAGRRLTMDEDVYASESATGSRNRAIAYMLDSFGALETSPDAALDLYYRQCSIRVTTDDLAGIGATIANGGVNPRTGRSVFSGETAQRLLSVMTTCGMYDGAGDWVTTVGLPAKSGVGGGILAVLPGQLGIGVYSPRLDEHGNSVRGVQVCRSLSKDLGLHMFNVTRESRVTIRSVYDLSDTSVGAEWSERERSYLRTCRDTIRVYELQGDLTFAGAESVHRRLEADMNQYTVVIVEISRIGVIDAVARTMVLSMKRRLDQTGRRAMLVDPDGVVRASVDRHRNDTALPDLDAPQELQGFDPALPHVHSTMGDAITDAETFLLKHYYDR; encoded by the coding sequence ATGGAGTCCCTCGTCGACGGATATTTCAGCCACATCATGAACGAGTGCCGATCGGATCATGGGGGTGCGGTGGCGGACTACATCCCGGAACTGTCTGCGGTGGACCCGAACGGGTATGCGCTGTCCCTCTGTGTGCACGATGGACACACCTACTCGCACGGCGACACGGCCACGGCGTTCACCATCCAGTCGGTGTCGAAGCCGCTCACGTACGCGATGGCGTTGCAGAAGCACGGTGCGGTCGCAGTGGACGCGAAAATCGGCGTCGAACCGTCGGGGGAGGCGTTCAACGAGATCAGCGTCGACGACCGGCGCCGGCCGAAGAATCCGATGATCAACGCCGGCGCGATCTTCGCGGCGTCGATGCTGTTGCCGCCGATGGACACCGTCGACGAGGCCGCGGTGGCGGCGGCGTTCGCCGAGGTGCTCGAGTTCTACTCCGGGTGTGCCGGTCGACGACTGACGATGGACGAGGACGTCTATGCCTCGGAGTCGGCCACCGGATCGCGCAACCGGGCGATCGCCTACATGCTCGACAGCTTCGGGGCGCTCGAGACCAGTCCCGACGCCGCGCTCGACCTGTACTACCGGCAGTGCTCGATTCGCGTGACCACCGACGATCTCGCCGGAATCGGAGCCACCATCGCCAACGGTGGGGTGAACCCGCGTACCGGCCGTTCGGTGTTCTCCGGTGAGACGGCGCAACGCCTTCTCAGTGTCATGACCACCTGCGGCATGTACGACGGTGCGGGTGACTGGGTCACCACGGTCGGCCTGCCGGCCAAGAGCGGCGTCGGCGGCGGCATCCTCGCGGTCCTGCCGGGCCAGCTCGGCATCGGGGTGTACTCACCCCGCCTCGACGAGCACGGCAACAGCGTCCGCGGAGTCCAGGTGTGCCGTTCGTTGTCGAAGGATCTTGGACTGCACATGTTCAACGTGACCAGGGAGAGCCGGGTGACAATCCGGTCGGTCTACGACCTCTCGGACACATCCGTGGGAGCGGAGTGGAGCGAGCGGGAGCGCAGCTATCTGCGGACCTGCCGCGACACCATACGGGTATACGAACTCCAGGGTGATCTGACTTTCGCCGGAGCCGAGAGCGTGCATCGCCGTCTGGAAGCCGACATGAACCAGTACACCGTGGTGATCGTCGAGATCTCGCGGATCGGGGTGATCGACGCCGTCGCCCGCACCATGGTCCTGAGCATGAAGCGGCGGCTAGACCAGACCGGTCGACGGGCGATGCTCGTCGACCCCGACGGGGTGGTGCGAGCCAGTGTGGACCGCCACCGCAACGACACGGCGTTGCCCGATCTCGATGCGCCGCAAGAACTCCAGGGTTTCGATCCGGCGCTACCGCACGTGCACTCGACCATGGGCGACGCGATCACCGACGCCGAGACGTTCTTGCTCAAGCACTATTACGACCGGTGA
- the nucS gene encoding endonuclease NucS, whose translation MRLVIAECQVDYVGRLTAHLPMARRLLLIKSDGSVSVHADDRAYKPLNWMSPPCWLTEAQVPDGTQAQAYWVVTNKAGEELRITIASIEHDSQHELGVDPGLVKDGVEAHLQELLAEHVETLGPGHTLIRREYMTAIGPVDLLCRDASGATVAVEIKRRGEIDGVEQLTRYLDLLNRDTTLAPVAGVFAAQQIKPQARTLAEDRGIRCVVLDYDELRGAESTEFRLF comes from the coding sequence GTGCGTCTCGTCATCGCGGAGTGTCAGGTCGATTACGTGGGGCGGCTGACCGCTCATCTGCCCATGGCTCGACGGTTGCTGTTGATCAAGTCGGACGGGTCGGTGAGCGTGCACGCCGACGACCGGGCCTACAAGCCGCTGAACTGGATGAGTCCGCCGTGCTGGCTCACCGAGGCGCAGGTTCCTGACGGCACGCAGGCACAGGCGTACTGGGTCGTCACCAACAAGGCCGGTGAGGAACTCCGCATCACGATCGCGTCGATCGAGCACGACTCGCAGCACGAGCTCGGGGTCGACCCCGGTCTCGTCAAGGACGGCGTGGAGGCGCATCTGCAGGAACTGCTCGCCGAGCACGTCGAGACGCTCGGTCCGGGTCACACCCTCATCCGCCGCGAGTACATGACCGCGATCGGGCCGGTCGACCTGCTGTGTCGGGACGCGTCGGGTGCCACGGTGGCGGTCGAGATCAAGCGACGCGGTGAGATCGACGGCGTCGAGCAGCTGACGCGGTACCTCGACCTGCTCAACCGCGACACCACGCTCGCCCCGGTGGCCGGGGTCTTTGCCGCGCAACAGATCAAGCCGCAGGCCCGGACGCTCGCCGAGGACCGCGGAATCCGGTGTGTGGTGCTGGATTACGACGAACTGCGCGGAGCGGAGAGTACGGAGTTCCGGCTCTTCTGA
- the mce gene encoding methylmalonyl-CoA epimerase, with product MSSSATDPSTTALISDLIIAIDHVGIAVPDLEAAKEWYATHLGFETLHQETNAEQGVEEAMVGPAGGTGAVIQLLAPLDESSTIAKFIDRNGPGLQQLAVRVTDVDAVTARLTEAGVRVLYPAAKRGTADSRINFVHPKDAGGVLLELVEPAATAH from the coding sequence ATGTCTTCCTCTGCAACGGACCCCAGCACCACCGCACTGATCTCCGACCTGATCATCGCCATCGATCACGTCGGCATCGCCGTCCCCGATCTCGAGGCCGCCAAGGAGTGGTACGCCACCCACCTCGGGTTCGAGACGCTGCACCAGGAGACGAATGCCGAACAGGGTGTCGAAGAGGCCATGGTCGGGCCGGCCGGCGGCACCGGCGCGGTGATCCAGTTGCTCGCGCCGCTCGACGAGTCCTCGACGATCGCCAAGTTCATCGACCGGAACGGCCCGGGTCTGCAGCAGCTCGCCGTGCGCGTCACCGACGTCGACGCGGTGACGGCGCGGCTCACCGAAGCCGGCGTCCGGGTCCTCTACCCGGCAGCCAAGCGAGGCACCGCCGACTCGCGGATCAACTTCGTCCACCCCAAGGACGCCGGTGGCGTCCTGCTCGAACTCGTGGAGCCCGCCGCCACCGCGCACTGA
- a CDS encoding acetyl-CoA C-acetyltransferase, producing MTSTADTTTVIVAGARTPFGRLLGSLKDFSGVDLGAVAIKGALERSGVPASEVQYVIMGQVLTAGAGQMPARQAAIKAGIGWDVPTLTINKMCLSGVDAIALADQLIRAGEFDVVVAGGQESMTQAPHLLPNSRGGFKYGNTELVDHMAFDGLFDAFTDQPMGALTEQGNDADGFTREQQDEFAARSHRLAAAAWKNGVFDDEVVPVSIPQRKGDPIEFAEDEGIRANTTTESLSGLRPAFRKDGTITAGNSSQISDGAAAVVVMSKAKAEELGVTWLAEIGAHGVVAGPDSSLQAQPANAIVKACDREGIAPADLDLIEINEAFAAVGLSSTKQLGIDPEIVNVNGGAIAVGHPIGTSGARIALHVALELKRRGGGVGAAALCGAGGQGDALIIRVPKA from the coding sequence ATGACTTCGACTGCCGACACGACAACGGTCATCGTCGCCGGTGCACGCACACCCTTCGGCCGCCTGCTGGGCTCGCTGAAGGACTTCAGCGGAGTGGACCTCGGCGCAGTCGCCATCAAGGGCGCGCTGGAGCGGTCCGGCGTACCCGCCTCGGAGGTCCAGTACGTGATCATGGGCCAGGTGCTGACCGCGGGGGCCGGTCAGATGCCTGCTCGCCAGGCGGCGATCAAGGCGGGCATCGGCTGGGACGTCCCGACCCTGACCATCAACAAGATGTGCCTGTCGGGCGTCGACGCGATCGCGCTGGCCGATCAGCTCATCCGGGCCGGGGAGTTCGACGTCGTCGTCGCCGGTGGCCAGGAGTCGATGACGCAGGCACCGCACCTCCTGCCCAACAGCCGCGGCGGCTTCAAGTACGGCAACACCGAACTCGTCGACCACATGGCCTTCGACGGACTGTTCGACGCCTTCACCGATCAGCCGATGGGGGCGCTGACCGAGCAGGGCAACGACGCCGACGGCTTCACCCGTGAGCAGCAGGACGAGTTCGCCGCGCGCAGCCACCGGCTCGCCGCCGCCGCATGGAAGAACGGTGTCTTCGACGACGAGGTCGTCCCGGTGTCCATCCCGCAGCGCAAGGGCGACCCGATCGAGTTCGCCGAGGACGAGGGCATCCGGGCCAACACGACCACCGAGTCGCTGTCCGGCCTGCGGCCGGCCTTCCGCAAGGACGGCACCATCACCGCGGGCAACTCGTCGCAGATCTCGGACGGCGCGGCCGCCGTGGTCGTGATGAGCAAGGCCAAGGCCGAGGAGCTCGGTGTCACGTGGCTGGCCGAGATCGGCGCCCACGGGGTCGTCGCCGGACCGGACTCGAGCCTGCAGGCGCAGCCGGCCAACGCCATCGTCAAGGCCTGTGACCGCGAGGGCATCGCGCCGGCGGACCTCGACCTCATCGAGATCAACGAGGCGTTCGCGGCCGTCGGACTCTCCTCGACCAAGCAACTCGGCATCGACCCCGAGATCGTCAACGTCAACGGCGGCGCGATCGCGGTCGGGCACCCGATCGGCACCTCCGGCGCGCGGATCGCGCTGCATGTGGCGCTCGAGCTGAAGCGACGCGGCGGTGGTGTCGGGGCGGCTGCGCTGTGCGGAGCCGGCGGCCAGGGCGACGCCCTGATCATCCGGGTTCCGAAGGCGTGA
- a CDS encoding DUF3817 domain-containing protein codes for MLSFFDLTTPAKRFRFVAVAEAITWAILLVAMVVKRVNDDDEAIAKPGMIHGIVFVLFVVVALVTAVQLKWNSVKWELPVGSRRIGIPIVTLLALVSSLPPFGTIVFEWWARRNGHLAELSTDRAPRQATA; via the coding sequence ATGCTGTCATTCTTCGACCTGACCACACCCGCCAAGCGCTTCCGGTTCGTCGCCGTCGCCGAGGCGATCACCTGGGCGATACTGCTGGTCGCCATGGTCGTCAAGCGGGTGAACGACGACGACGAGGCGATCGCCAAGCCGGGAATGATCCACGGGATCGTCTTCGTGCTCTTCGTGGTCGTCGCCCTCGTCACGGCTGTCCAGCTCAAGTGGAACTCCGTGAAGTGGGAGCTGCCTGTGGGCTCGCGCCGGATCGGGATCCCGATCGTGACCCTGCTCGCGCTGGTGTCGAGCCTGCCGCCGTTCGGCACGATCGTGTTCGAGTGGTGGGCGCGCCGAAACGGCCATCTCGCCGAGCTGTCCACCGATCGCGCACCGAGGCAGGCCACAGCCTGA
- a CDS encoding MFS transporter: MWVAHIPVISEHTGVGHDQLGGLLLLLGASAFVGMQVCGRLIDRRGSRPVTIGAAVLLSAVIIAPVLAVDALTLAAALVAFGFANGCLDVSMNAQAVVVERAYRRPIMSSFHGFFSAGSLVGSGVVAATLWADVGVILTVACAAVAGVGVVAWNARGLAGREVGSDETGARGGRTADTESAKWWHTVDRRRLVLLAVVAFALMLAEGTAYDWSALHVVETFGSAEAVGAIAFGAFSATMTVTRFVIDPVVASVGPVAVVRYGGLLGTAGIVIAVLSPVPALAIVGWGVFGLGLAGLIPQIFTAAGNLSGESSGRTISAVVGCGYLGMLAGPAVVGFISSRTSLNTGLLAAVVALALAVALAPVVRPDGARAATPDGAGSRDAD; the protein is encoded by the coding sequence ATGTGGGTGGCGCACATCCCGGTCATCAGCGAGCACACCGGAGTCGGCCACGATCAACTCGGCGGGCTGCTCCTGCTGCTCGGCGCCTCGGCGTTCGTGGGCATGCAGGTCTGCGGCCGCCTGATCGACCGTCGGGGTTCCCGCCCGGTGACCATCGGGGCCGCCGTGTTGCTGTCGGCGGTGATCATCGCGCCGGTGCTCGCCGTCGACGCACTGACCCTCGCCGCCGCACTCGTCGCCTTCGGCTTCGCCAACGGTTGTCTCGATGTGTCGATGAACGCGCAGGCAGTCGTGGTGGAACGGGCCTACCGCCGTCCCATCATGTCGTCGTTCCACGGCTTCTTCTCCGCGGGCAGCCTGGTGGGATCCGGAGTGGTCGCCGCGACGCTGTGGGCCGACGTCGGAGTCATCCTCACGGTAGCCTGCGCCGCGGTGGCCGGTGTCGGCGTCGTCGCGTGGAACGCCCGTGGACTGGCCGGCCGCGAGGTCGGCTCCGACGAGACGGGCGCACGAGGCGGTCGGACCGCGGACACCGAGTCCGCGAAGTGGTGGCACACCGTGGACCGGCGGCGCCTCGTGCTCCTGGCGGTGGTCGCCTTCGCGCTGATGCTGGCCGAGGGAACCGCCTACGACTGGAGTGCACTGCACGTGGTGGAGACCTTCGGCTCCGCCGAGGCGGTCGGCGCCATCGCGTTCGGCGCATTCAGCGCGACGATGACCGTGACGCGGTTCGTGATCGACCCGGTGGTCGCGTCGGTGGGCCCGGTGGCCGTCGTTCGCTACGGCGGTCTGCTCGGCACCGCCGGCATCGTGATCGCGGTGCTCTCGCCCGTACCCGCGCTCGCGATCGTCGGGTGGGGCGTGTTCGGGCTCGGCCTGGCGGGCCTGATCCCGCAGATCTTCACCGCGGCGGGCAATCTGTCGGGTGAGTCGAGCGGTCGGACGATCTCCGCGGTCGTCGGATGCGGATACCTCGGCATGCTCGCCGGCCCCGCGGTCGTCGGCTTCATCAGCAGCCGGACCTCGCTGAACACCGGACTGCTCGCCGCGGTGGTGGCGCTCGCACTCGCCGTCGCACTCGCGCCCGTCGTTC